Proteins from one Salinispora arenicola genomic window:
- a CDS encoding lamin tail domain-containing protein has product MRPRRALAALATVTTAASLTAVAVTPNAASAAPTDLFISEYVEGSSNNKAIELFNGTGAPVDLAAGGYQLLIYFNGATTPTTFSLTGTVTADDVFVFAHSSANAAILAQADQVTGAGLFNGDDAVVLRRGGTVLDAIGQVGTDPGAEWGTGLTSTANNTLRRVGGVTSGDTEPGDDFDPANQWAGFATDTVDGLGAHSLDGGGPVDAPATVVCGEALVTPAGTAASREVTATDPDDEIVDLAVTSVTPAPDTGTISRTAVTPAGTVGGTARATVSASADLAAGAYSVLVTATDADGTTATCTLPVQVTRELTVGEVQGQTTDAEAGAADRSPLAPASGNGTSSLRYEVRGVITQRTLARDSSGRDQHGFFLQSRADATDGDPTSSDGIFVFMGSYTSLIGGYVPTVGDEVVLQARVSEYYNMTQLSGASLVRRIATGLDVEQVVTVTDAVPPADLADAQRFWERHEGARLRVRAGSTAVSGRDVFAATADAETWLIDRDDPLLDRDEPDTRRVFRDAHPLDNDPSRVFDDGNGQRVMLGSLGVKAAAGDNTALLPPARTFDALTDDAVGGLYYSFRKYGVQVESASFAAGTDPSTNNPPQPARRSTEYAVAAYNVENLYDFRDDPFDGCDFAGNDGCPGVRPPFNYVPGSEQEYQDQLAALADQITNDLHSPDLILVQEAEDQDICTVEGAELVCGDTNDADGAPDSLQELALTITGNGGPAYAAAYDRTGADNRGITSAFLYRTDRVALAEATADDPLLGSSPTVQYRAPGLPSNADVQNPKALNAVLPPDVDTSTGQDGDNVFTRAPQLGRFTVAAVPGSRERFTLWAASNHYSSGPDRRVGQRREQAAYGAAIVSAIEASDPDARVVFGGDLNVFPRPDDPIATAADPTPSDQLGPLYEAGLRNLWDDLLAAAPSSAYSYSYAGQAQTLDHLFVTEALHDDLVQMRAAHINADWPAEYAGDGSRGSSDHDPQVARFRSRATLTVADTSVVEGDRGRAELAFAVTVSRPLSEPTLVCALTFGKTARPGIDYRSYAGCQTLAAGQTTLTFPVSVRGDRRQEADEKLALLVAGGPGLRLADPLGTGTIVDDD; this is encoded by the coding sequence ATGCGCCCGCGCCGCGCGCTCGCCGCGCTCGCCACCGTCACCACTGCCGCGAGCCTCACGGCCGTCGCGGTCACCCCCAACGCGGCAAGCGCCGCACCAACCGACCTCTTCATCTCGGAGTACGTCGAGGGCTCGTCCAACAACAAGGCGATCGAACTCTTCAACGGCACCGGCGCGCCGGTCGACCTGGCTGCCGGCGGCTACCAACTGCTGATCTACTTCAACGGCGCCACCACGCCGACCACCTTCTCCCTCACCGGCACGGTCACGGCGGATGACGTCTTCGTGTTCGCCCATTCCTCGGCGAACGCGGCGATCCTCGCCCAGGCCGACCAGGTCACCGGCGCCGGGCTGTTCAACGGCGACGACGCGGTCGTGCTCCGCCGCGGTGGCACCGTGCTCGACGCGATCGGCCAGGTGGGCACTGATCCGGGCGCCGAATGGGGCACCGGCCTGACTAGCACCGCCAACAACACCCTCCGCCGAGTGGGTGGTGTCACGTCGGGTGACACCGAGCCCGGTGACGACTTCGACCCGGCCAATCAGTGGGCCGGGTTCGCCACTGACACAGTGGACGGACTCGGCGCGCACAGCCTCGACGGCGGCGGCCCGGTGGACGCACCAGCCACCGTCGTCTGTGGTGAGGCCCTGGTCACACCGGCGGGTACCGCAGCGTCCCGGGAGGTCACCGCGACCGACCCGGACGACGAGATCGTCGACCTGGCTGTCACGTCCGTGACCCCGGCGCCGGATACCGGGACGATCAGCCGGACGGCCGTCACCCCCGCCGGAACGGTCGGTGGCACCGCCCGGGCCACGGTCAGCGCGAGTGCCGACCTGGCCGCCGGGGCCTACTCGGTGCTGGTGACCGCGACGGACGCCGACGGCACCACCGCGACCTGCACCCTGCCCGTGCAGGTCACCCGGGAGCTGACGGTCGGCGAGGTACAGGGCCAGACGACCGACGCCGAGGCCGGCGCCGCCGACCGCTCGCCGCTCGCGCCGGCCAGCGGCAACGGCACCAGCAGCCTGCGGTACGAGGTCCGTGGCGTCATCACCCAGCGCACCCTGGCCCGCGATTCGTCCGGTCGGGACCAGCACGGCTTCTTCCTCCAGAGTCGAGCCGACGCGACCGACGGCGACCCCACCAGCTCCGACGGGATCTTCGTCTTCATGGGCTCATACACGTCACTCATCGGCGGTTACGTGCCGACCGTCGGCGACGAGGTGGTGCTCCAAGCCCGGGTCTCCGAGTACTACAACATGACGCAGCTCTCCGGCGCCTCGCTGGTCCGCCGGATCGCCACCGGCCTGGACGTGGAACAGGTGGTCACCGTGACCGACGCGGTGCCACCGGCCGACCTGGCCGACGCGCAGCGCTTCTGGGAGCGACACGAGGGGGCCCGGTTGCGGGTACGCGCCGGCAGCACGGCGGTGAGCGGGCGCGACGTCTTCGCCGCCACGGCCGATGCCGAGACCTGGCTGATCGACCGGGACGACCCGCTGCTCGACCGGGACGAACCGGACACCCGTCGCGTGTTTCGGGATGCCCACCCGCTGGACAATGACCCGAGCCGCGTCTTCGACGACGGCAACGGCCAGCGGGTCATGCTGGGCAGCCTGGGTGTCAAGGCAGCCGCCGGGGACAACACGGCGCTACTTCCCCCGGCACGCACCTTCGACGCCCTGACCGACGACGCGGTGGGCGGCCTCTACTATTCGTTCCGGAAGTACGGCGTCCAGGTCGAGTCCGCCTCCTTCGCCGCCGGAACCGACCCGTCGACGAACAACCCGCCGCAGCCGGCCCGGCGATCGACGGAGTACGCGGTCGCCGCCTACAACGTCGAGAACCTGTACGACTTCCGCGACGACCCGTTCGACGGCTGCGACTTCGCGGGAAACGACGGCTGCCCCGGCGTACGGCCGCCGTTCAACTACGTGCCGGGCAGCGAGCAGGAGTACCAGGACCAGCTCGCCGCCCTCGCCGACCAGATCACCAACGACCTGCACTCCCCTGACCTGATCCTGGTGCAGGAGGCGGAGGACCAGGACATCTGCACCGTCGAGGGCGCCGAGTTGGTCTGCGGTGACACGAACGACGCCGACGGCGCTCCGGACTCACTCCAGGAGCTCGCCCTGACCATCACCGGCAACGGCGGCCCGGCCTACGCGGCCGCGTACGACCGCACCGGTGCGGACAACCGGGGCATCACCTCGGCCTTCCTCTACCGCACCGACCGGGTGGCGCTGGCCGAGGCAACGGCCGACGATCCATTACTCGGCTCGTCACCGACCGTCCAGTACCGCGCACCCGGGCTGCCGTCCAACGCCGACGTGCAGAACCCCAAGGCGCTCAACGCGGTCCTTCCGCCCGATGTGGATACCAGCACCGGGCAGGACGGCGACAACGTCTTCACCCGCGCGCCGCAGCTCGGCCGGTTCACGGTGGCCGCCGTTCCCGGCTCCCGCGAACGATTCACGCTCTGGGCAGCCAGCAACCACTATTCGTCCGGCCCAGACCGCCGGGTGGGGCAACGACGGGAGCAGGCGGCGTACGGTGCCGCGATCGTGTCCGCGATCGAGGCGTCGGACCCGGACGCCCGGGTGGTGTTCGGTGGGGACCTGAACGTCTTCCCCCGCCCCGACGATCCCATCGCGACGGCCGCGGACCCGACTCCGTCCGACCAACTCGGTCCGCTGTACGAGGCGGGGCTGCGGAACCTCTGGGATGATCTGCTGGCCGCGGCGCCGTCGTCCGCGTACTCGTACAGCTACGCGGGCCAGGCACAGACGTTGGATCACCTGTTCGTGACGGAGGCGCTGCACGATGACCTCGTGCAGATGCGGGCCGCGCACATCAACGCTGACTGGCCGGCGGAGTACGCGGGTGACGGATCGCGCGGCTCCAGTGACCACGATCCGCAGGTGGCCCGGTTCCGGTCGCGCGCGACGCTGACCGTTGCCGACACGTCGGTCGTCGAGGGCGACCGGGGCCGCGCCGAACTCGCCTTCGCCGTCACCGTCTCGCGACCGCTGTCCGAGCCAACCCTGGTGTGTGCCCTGACCTTCGGCAAGACCGCCCGGCCCGGCATCGACTACCGGTCGTACGCCGGTTGCCAGACGCTCGCCGCCGGGCAGACGACCCTGACGTTCCCGGTATCCGTGCGCGGGGACCGGAGGCAGGAGGCCGACGAGAAGCTGGCGTTGCTGGTGGCCGGCGGTCCGGGGCTCCGCCTCGCCGATCCGCTGGGCACCGGGACCATCGTCGACGACGACTGA
- the hemB gene encoding porphobilinogen synthase gives MPYPEIRPRRLRRSTALRRLVAETRVDPAELVVPLFVKEGLTEPRAVASLPGVLQHTRESLRKAAVAAVQAGVGGIMLFGVPATRDERGSGGADPNGILNAAIRDVVSEVGDATVVMSDLCLDEFTSHGHCGLLTPDGSVANDATLAAYAEMAVAQAEAGVHVVGPSGMMDGQVGAVRQALDAAGHRDVTILAYTAKYASAFYGPFRDAVESTLDGDRRTYQQDPANLRESLREVALDVAEGADIVMVKPALPYLDVVAAVRAAVDVPVAAYQVSGEYAMVEAAAANGWIDRERVMVETLTSIRRAGAQIILTYWAVEAAQLLRERY, from the coding sequence GTGCCGTATCCCGAGATTCGACCCCGGCGGCTGCGCCGCAGCACTGCCCTGCGGCGGCTGGTCGCCGAGACCCGGGTCGACCCCGCCGAGCTGGTCGTGCCGCTGTTCGTCAAGGAAGGGCTGACCGAGCCACGGGCCGTGGCGTCCCTGCCGGGAGTGCTCCAGCACACCCGGGAGTCGCTGCGCAAGGCCGCGGTCGCGGCGGTTCAGGCCGGGGTCGGCGGGATCATGCTTTTCGGGGTGCCGGCCACCCGGGACGAGCGTGGCTCCGGCGGGGCCGACCCGAACGGCATCCTCAACGCCGCCATCCGGGACGTCGTCTCCGAGGTGGGCGACGCCACCGTGGTGATGAGCGACCTCTGCCTGGACGAGTTCACCTCGCACGGGCACTGTGGCCTGTTGACGCCCGACGGGTCCGTGGCGAACGACGCCACCCTCGCCGCGTACGCCGAGATGGCGGTGGCGCAGGCCGAGGCCGGGGTCCACGTCGTCGGCCCGTCCGGGATGATGGACGGTCAGGTAGGCGCGGTTCGGCAGGCGTTGGACGCCGCCGGCCACCGGGACGTGACGATCCTCGCCTACACGGCGAAGTACGCGTCAGCGTTCTACGGCCCGTTCCGCGACGCGGTGGAGTCGACGCTGGACGGCGACCGTCGGACCTACCAGCAGGATCCGGCGAACCTGCGTGAGTCCCTGCGTGAGGTGGCGCTCGACGTCGCCGAGGGCGCCGACATCGTGATGGTCAAACCGGCGCTGCCGTACCTCGACGTGGTCGCGGCGGTTCGGGCCGCCGTCGACGTTCCGGTCGCCGCCTACCAGGTCTCCGGTGAGTACGCCATGGTCGAGGCGGCTGCCGCGAACGGCTGGATCGACCGCGAGCGGGTGATGGTGGAGACGCTCACCTCGATCCGTCGGGCTGGTGCCCAGATCATTCTCACCTACTGGGCGGTCGAGGCCGCGCAACTGCTGCGCGAGCGCTACTGA
- a CDS encoding uroporphyrinogen-III synthase: MTRSRKPVGRIAFVGAGPGDPGLLTRRGYDALVNADQVVYDRGVPESLLDVVRAQAKQDAQLTLAEGGSGDVAKVLISAARSGLNAVHLVAGDPFGHGSVVKEVEAVARTAGHFEVVPGVGQAEGVATYAGVPLPGVRTAADVEDVNTLDFEALAAAVTRGPLALAADAGDLAAIRDGLLAAGVDDTTAVGVTGDGTGETQYTTTSTVDSFVAAALGFTGRVVLTLGDGVGQRDKLSWWENRPLYGWKVLVPRTKEQAGVMSARLRAYGAIPCEVPTIAVEPPRTPAQMERAVKGLVDGRYAWVIFTSVNAVRAVWEKFAEHGLDARHFGGVKIACIGDATADAVRAFGIRPELVPAGEQSSEGLLAEFSPHDEVLDPVGRVLLPRADIATETLAAGLTERGWEVDDVTAYRTVRAAPPPAEIRDAIKSGGFDAVLFTSSSTVRNLVGIAGKPHARTVVSVIGPKTAETATEFGLRVDVQPPHASVPDLVEALAGYAVELREKLAAMPAKQRRGSKVQGPTALRFR, translated from the coding sequence ATGACCCGCAGCCGTAAGCCCGTAGGCCGCATCGCGTTCGTCGGGGCCGGCCCCGGCGACCCGGGCCTGCTGACCCGCCGGGGGTACGACGCCCTGGTCAATGCCGACCAGGTGGTATATGACCGGGGAGTTCCCGAGTCGCTGCTCGACGTCGTTCGCGCCCAGGCGAAACAGGACGCCCAGCTCACCCTGGCCGAGGGCGGGTCCGGCGACGTGGCGAAGGTGCTGATCTCGGCGGCCCGTTCCGGGCTGAACGCGGTGCACCTGGTCGCCGGTGACCCGTTCGGCCACGGGTCGGTGGTCAAGGAGGTGGAGGCGGTCGCGCGGACCGCCGGGCACTTCGAGGTGGTCCCGGGCGTCGGCCAGGCAGAGGGGGTGGCGACCTACGCGGGTGTGCCGCTACCCGGAGTCCGCACAGCGGCTGACGTCGAGGACGTCAACACGCTGGACTTCGAGGCGCTGGCCGCCGCCGTCACCCGGGGGCCGCTGGCACTCGCGGCGGACGCCGGGGACCTCGCCGCGATCCGGGACGGGTTGCTCGCCGCCGGGGTCGACGACACAACCGCCGTGGGGGTGACCGGTGACGGCACCGGTGAGACCCAGTACACGACGACGTCGACCGTGGACTCCTTCGTCGCGGCGGCGCTCGGCTTCACCGGCCGGGTCGTACTCACCCTCGGCGACGGGGTTGGCCAGCGGGACAAGCTCAGCTGGTGGGAGAACCGCCCGCTGTACGGCTGGAAGGTGCTCGTACCGCGGACGAAGGAACAGGCCGGCGTGATGAGTGCCCGGCTGCGCGCGTACGGCGCGATTCCCTGTGAGGTACCGACCATCGCGGTCGAGCCGCCGCGTACTCCCGCGCAGATGGAGCGGGCGGTCAAGGGGCTGGTCGACGGCCGGTACGCCTGGGTGATCTTCACGTCGGTGAACGCGGTCCGGGCGGTCTGGGAGAAGTTCGCCGAGCACGGCCTCGACGCCCGACACTTCGGCGGCGTGAAGATCGCCTGTATCGGTGACGCGACCGCCGACGCGGTCCGCGCCTTCGGGATCAGGCCGGAGCTGGTCCCCGCCGGTGAGCAGTCGTCGGAGGGCCTGTTGGCCGAGTTCTCGCCGCACGACGAGGTACTCGACCCGGTCGGTCGGGTGCTGCTGCCGCGCGCCGACATCGCTACCGAGACGTTGGCCGCCGGGCTCACCGAGCGAGGCTGGGAGGTTGACGACGTCACCGCGTACCGGACGGTCCGGGCGGCGCCGCCGCCGGCCGAGATCCGCGACGCGATCAAGTCGGGTGGGTTCGACGCGGTGCTCTTCACCTCGTCGTCCACGGTCCGGAACTTGGTCGGCATCGCCGGGAAGCCGCACGCGCGTACCGTTGTTTCGGTTATCGGGCCCAAGACGGCGGAGACCGCCACCGAGTTCGGCCTTCGGGTCGACGTGCAGCCTCCGCACGCCTCGGTCCCTGACTTGGTGGAGGCGCTGGCCGGCTACGCCGTCGAGCTGCGCGAGAAGCTCGCCGCTATGCCGGCGAAGCAGCGTCGCGGCTCGAAGGTGCAGGGGCCGACCGCCCTCAGGTTCCGCTGA